The Nicotiana sylvestris chromosome 6, ASM39365v2, whole genome shotgun sequence genomic sequence cagcctatattaaaaggacccaacgcgtaagatccactatcgccagcctatattaagaggtcttaccgacccaacgcgtaagagccactgtcgccagcctatattaaaaggtcataccgaccctatgcgtaagagcctaggagccagcttaaaattcaaaaacttgagggtcaatgagctcgagtcaaaatccgactcggagactaagcccGAAACAATTAACTAAATACGCCTAAGGGcgaatgcgtaagagcctacgagccAGCCTAACAAGCCCCATGGCCGAATTATAAACCTAACGGTTTTTACTCAAAGGCCAATTCGTCTGGTTAATCATTAACAAAACGTCAAAGCTCAAAGCAAAGAGAGGCATACACAAGCAAATAGAAATTCATGGAAGAGAAAACCGAAAGGCTTctttatatatgcacatatgaaACAATGCAAGGCTACATTTGCAAATGCTCTCTAAGAACCCTGTATaaagaatcaaaaagaaaagGCCAAGTATACATCCGCCTCGGGGACTGTGGCCTATCGGCCCCTTCCTCATTATCTTCGGCATCAGATAAAAGAAACTTGGCATCATATTCATCCGCCTTGGCTTGtgctatctcttccgagagattgAAGCCCTTAGCATGAATCTCTTTGAGGGTTGCACTAGACATATTCGTTGCTTCCGCTCTCTCAATCAGAAGCCCCTCTCAACTTAACTCGGGCATCAGCAGAGGCTTTTAAATAGACGGCCACTTTCTTATTGGCCTTATCCTGAATCTTTTCAGCTTCAGCCCGTGCATCCACAACCtcggccttcatcttcaaaagatGAGACTCGAGACTTGCAATCTTTCTTGTCTGACCCGAGCTATTTTCATGGTCATTATGAAGTTGTACCCCGAGGGAAGaaaccttggccaaagcattcttATTGGCCGCAATATGGGAATCCATCTGAGCCATTAGCTCGTCACACTCATGCTTGGCCTAGCCAACCTCGCCCCAAAGGTATCCCAGATCCTTTGTCTTGCTCTGTAACTGAAGTATCAAAATGTTAATCTctgaggaaagaagaagaagcatgcaTTCCCTCGGAGCAAAGGTTACCTATTTGTAGAGGTAGCTTTCATAGTTCAGTCTTCGATTCGCCTCGTACCGAAGGTGCCTCAATTCTTTTCCCCTTTTATCACAAAGAATCCTGAGGTatttctccccatccaaggcTTTCCTTAACCGAGATTCACAGTGGAACAACTtggacttgagcttgtcaaagaCCTATGAAATTGAAGCAcaatgagaaaatgaaaatgatcAAATCAAAATATCAACGAAGTCAACCCAAGCTCACCACCGAACAAAGACGCTGAGCCTCCTCAAAGGTTGAGCGTGTATCTACTATCCTGGTCTTACCGGCCCTAGTTGAACCGATCTCAATGGGGACATGGTTGCTCGAGACCCCGCTTGATTTAGGCAGTCCCTAgtctcgaacatccattgaagtACCTTCGATGGGGGGAGAGGACGATGGTTGAACACCTTTATCCCCCAAAGTACCTTCGGCGGGAAATGGAGACGTCAAGAGAGGAACCACCTTTTCGAGACTAGAAGCCTTAGATGTCGCAGGCTCAGCAGATACACATCCTTTAAGCCTTTGAGCAGGGACTGCCTCGCAATAAGCACCATCGTCCTTCGAGGGCTCCTTCCTTTTATTATCGGTCCTCGAACCCAAAGCCGACGATTCTTCCTCCTCCTTGAGGGGGTATAACCTCATCTCAGAAAAATCTCCAATGCCTGCGGTGACGGAGTTAGTAtacataaaagaaagtacctttccaAGAAAGCAAGCCACACACCACGTACTATGATGTTtcgcctcccatctacccttggcCAGATCTTGCCACTTGCGATCATCATAAGTCGAGCAAGCTGCCAGTTTTCGAGACCAATCATCCAGGTCGGAAACCTTGTGTGGAATCCACGGGATTGctgcaaaaaagaaaaaggaagcaTGATGAAGAGAGCAGTAAAGAGCGTACCGTGGTTCTTGGCTTGCCAATGCGTTTTGGCAAAATCACGCCAAGAACGATCGAGATAAGGGAAGGTGGAATCCAATTGTCTGATCCATCCCAATAGATCTTGAACCGCGCCAGGGTACCAAATGGTGGCTGCATAATCAAAATAAGATCATTTTTTTCAAAAGAGGATGAAAAGACAATAAAATATGCTAGAGGTAAGGGCACTTACAGTTCATATTCCCTTCCTCCAGGAATggcatcctattatccaggataatgtctgaggtcctcactcggacTAATCAGCTCATCCACTCCCGATCCTTCTCCTTATCTATGCTCGAAAAGAACGGCCTTGCAGATCGAGGATGAAGTTTGATCAAACCCCAGAAGAGACGAGGGCTATATAGTCTGATCAAATAATTGAGGGTGAAGGTCATAACCCTGACCTTATTGGAAAAGTATCGGAGGATATGAACTATCCTCCataaagaaggatagatctgACCGAGCATCACTCGGTACTCATGGCAGAAATCGAGAATTACCGGATCTACCAATGGGGAAGAAGGATCTGAAGAATCTATGGGGCCTAAAGTAAACGGGTATGTATACACGCTGAGGAATCCAGCTTTATGGTCCACTATGCTTTCCTCGGAATTAGGGATTTTTACCAACGCTGCCTCCCTCCCCCCATCGACAGTCTTCCTTCACTCTGTGTGTATCGGTCACCATGCTGATGTACCGAGACACGTGCTCATATCAACCTGGCATAGAAGGAGGATTCTCGATGGAGAAATTAGACACAATATCGAATTTTGTAGGGGTACATTGCTCGACAGTTGGGGGTACTTTTGGTTTACCCCTGGATGGGCGAGACGAAAAAGCAATGCCCTCTTTCTGAGGAACCGTTCTGGAGGTCCTAGCCATGACTATAAAATAGGTTTCTGAGAAAGAAAGTAAGAAGACAAGCGCAGAAGGGAGAAGATTGTAGAAGACGGTGAATTCAACTCTATAAAATTGAAGATGCTGTGAAAGTGTGAATAGCAAAACGGTTGGGGTATTTATAGGAGCCATATAGGCAGCGTTTGGGAAGCAGAAAAGTCAAACCAATAGCGGTTCATGGGTTTCTCGATAGTCGCATTTGATAGCAACTCCTGCGCAGTCCTTTGAGTCATGGCATTTAATGCACTGATGGACTGATGTCATAATGGTAGTATCAAGAATTCaagatcgtttcttatcattttcattctaagaaatgctagactatctgtatacggtaaaagtTAGAGGGTCCGATTTTATGATTGTTGAAGCACCTCATAAAGATCGCCCCTAGAAGGCTCGAAGTTCAGCTCAGGGTTCGACCCCGAGGGTTCTCAATGATCGACCCCGAGTCAGTGCTAATCAAAGGCTATGATGGATAatcgggaagttcccaaggcacatgatTAAAGCTGACCGTAGTCTATAAGGCTAGCATgagcccgtaccgtggcattaaatggttgtaccagccatatacctttgtaataaatacatttgtactatattgggattccctCTCAAATAAAAAAGGGACCTTTGTCATTTTGTAACAAACATAATATCACTTACAacattgaatatacaagaacattctctgctctctaacacttTCTTTCTTAATTCTATcatttacatttattgtgttctattgattgttcttcatttattgctcattattggtcataaaaaGCCTTCATCAAAGTTCTCAATATTGTTAGCCCTTCATCGGCCGTCCACAGCTTGGAACCTAGagcgacctcgaggccccgtataggcCAGCTCATGGCTCCGATTCTCAGTCCCTTGGTTTGCTTAACATACTACTTTCAAACTCTTATCTTACTTTTTAATCTTACACTTAGCATCTtttgcctaacaactagtataaaaataaatcacgtatttttagaaccacgaaattaaatttaattgtaattatcattttTTAGGTAAACAGATACATATTGTGTTTGTAGTATCCTATGCTTGAGCTTCTCCCTAATGAAATTACAATCTATTTCAATATTCTTTGTTCGTTCATGAAAGATGGAATTACCAACTAGTTGAATTGCTACCTTACTATCTGAGAATAGGAGAACTGGTTGATGGATTGGTGTCCTGCGTTCTGCAAACAGTCCCCTCAACCACATAATCTCAGCTAGTGCAGTTGCCATACTCCTGTATTCAGCTTTAGCACTACTACGAGAGAATGTGTGTTGCTTCTTTGACCTCTAAGAGATTAAGGAATCTCAAAGCTTTACAAAGTAATCACTGACTGATCTTCGACTCATTGGGTATGTTGTCTTATTTGAGTCATAGAATCCAACCAAGACATCGGCTTGTTGTCTTCGCATGATCTCTCCATGCCTGGCTCCTATTTGAGGTATCTCACCACACGAGTAGCAGTATCTATGTGAGATCTTTTTGGATCTTGCATGAATTGACTCAAGACTTATACTACATAGCTAATGTCTGGTCTAGTGACTGTAAGATACAAGAGTTTTCCAATCAATTTCCGGTAACTTGTTGCATCTATCAAAGGGTCAAGGCCTTGACTGCCAATCCCCTTATCATACTCAATAGAAGTTAGCTTCTGATTGAGTTCTAAAGGTATAACAGCAGGTTTAGCTCCACTTAAGCCCATCTCTAAAATGAGTTCTAGAGTATACTTTCTTTGATTAAGAAGAATCCCCTTTTGAGACCTCAAGACTTCAATCCCCAAAAAATATCTTAACTCACCTAAATCCGTCACCTTAAACTTCTGATGCAATACTGACTTGGCTTCATTAATGAGTTCTATGCTACTTCCTATTAGCAATAGATCATCCACATAGATTAGGATGATCATTATCTCACTTCCAGACCTTTTAGTGAATAAGGAGTAGTCATAGGCACTCTGACTGAAGCATGCACTAAGCAAGACTTCTGTGAGCTTAAGATTCCACTGCCTTGatgcttgtttaagtccatagAGAGACTTCAATAGTATACAAACCTTGTTCTCCCCCTATCTTTGAAAACCTTGTGGTAAGTCCATATAAACTTCTTCCTCTAGGTCTCCTTGTAGGAAAGCATTGAAGACATCCATTTGATAGAGGGAACAGTCTTTGGAGGCAGCTAGTTCTATGACTGATCGAACTGTCACTATTTTTGCAAATGGTAAGAAAGTCTCATGGTAATCTAGGTCTTCTTGTTGATTATATACTTTGGCAACAAGTCGAGCCTTAAATTTCTCCACCTCTCCATTTGCTTTGTACTTGATTTTGTAGACTTATTTTGATCCTATAGAGGATTTTTTAGGTGGCAGGTCCACCACCACCCAAGTTTTATTGTCCTTTAGAGCTTCAATCTCCTATTTTATGGCTTGTATCCATCTGTCATCTTTTACTGCTTCCCTGAAACTATGTGGTTCTGTGATTGTTGAGAAAGCCATGATGTAATCCCTGTATTTATGTGTGACATTGTCGTAAGATAGGAAGTTTGATATTGGATAAGGGTATTGAGAATTCTTCTTTCCACCAACTAGATAATCATGCATCCAAATAGGAGGGTTATTTATTCTACTTGACTGTCTAGGGAGAGCAATAGGAGTAGGAGCAGTAGGTGCTATGGGAAGTTCAGTTGGGGCCACTTTAGTTGACATATGTGATTCTACATTTCTAGGTGTATCTGTATGATCAGCTATATCATGATCAGCTACATCTGTGGTATCTGTTTGTTCCGCTACATCACCATTATTGTCATCTGCATCATGAGCTGCATCTGCATCTGAACATATGTGATTGAATTCCACGCTTGTTGAATTTGAGAGTTCTGGATCCATGGTGATCATCTTCTCCCTTTACATTGTTTCAaagacatcatctatgtgacttgggAAATGATTAGTAGGAACAGACTATTGGTGTTGTGAGATAAGAAAAGGAAATGTTGATTCCCTGAATATGACATCCCTGCTCACAAAGAAAGAGTTAGTCTTTCTGTCAAACAGTCTATATCCCTTTTGAGTAGTGGAATACCCCATTGGAACAACTTTGCTAGCTCTAGGGCCAAATTTGTCCTCCTTCACCACATTTGTAGCATAACACAGACATCTAATGTTCTCAGATGTGTTAGTGAGGGTTGTCTGCCATATAGTAACTCAAAAGGACTTTTACTACCTAGTACTCTAGCAGGTAGTCTGTTTATAAGATAAATAGTTGTTTGCACACATTCCCCCCAAACTTACTTGGTATTCCAGCCTGAAACTTCAGTGCTCTTGTTGTATCTAAGATGTGTCTATGTTTTTTTagccactccattttgttgtggagtgtgCACACAGCTACTTTAGTGAATTACTTCATGATTTTGCAAGAAAACATTCCACTGATCATTATAGAATTCTTTACCATTGTCTGTCCTAACTGTCTTAACACAAACACCAAATTTTTTTTGTACTATGCAAAAGAACTGTTTGAGAAATATGATTGTTTCACTTTTCAACTGCATGAGAAAAATCCAGGTTGCTCTAGTATAATCATCAACAACTGTAAGAAAGTAATGcttattatcatgagtagctatcTTATAAGGTCCCCATACATCCATGTGAACAAGCTGAAAAGGCTTAGTACTTAGGTGCTCACTAATAGAGAAGTTTAACCTATGTTGCTTAGCCAATGGACAAACAGAACATTTATTGTGTATTGCTCTATCTAATTTATTATGAAAAAAAGAAACATGCTGCATTACTGGCATTGAAGTTTGTCCTAATCGCCAAAGTTCTCCTGTATCTTTTTTCCTCTCCACTGAAATGATATGAGTAGATATTTGTTCTGTTCTTctacctcttatcaaataaaggcCACCAGTTTCCTTGCCAATCCTCTTCACCCTGCCACTGTAAAGGTCCTGAAAGACACATATTTTGGGCAGGAATAGAGCACCACATTGTAAGTCCCTGGTTAAGTTTGAAATTGATGATAAGTTAAACTTAAAGTCAAGAACTTACAACATATTTTCCAGTTTAGTATCTGCTGAAATCTGTGTACTACCATTATGTTCCATTTGGTAATCTCACATTTTCCCTTTATTAAGTAGATACATTCTTGACATCTTGTAGTAATTCTAGTAAAGATGCTATGTGATGTGTGGCCCCTGAGTCCACTATCTAATTGTCATTAGAGACACTTGAGACAAAAGATATAATATTACCTGCCACTATGTTTTCTTGTGTCTGATTATCAATATTTGAATCCTTGTTGAGCAAGTGAAGTATCTGCTGGTACTGTGCTTCAGTAAAGAAGTAATCTCCTTTCTGCTGTGTTGCTCCTTGTGAGTTGGAAGATGCTGGTCCTTCCATATTGTTGACTGCAGTGAAAGGTCCCTTAGTCCTATATTCTCTAGTCTAAtaatttttcttccttttgaaatCATCAGGGTAACCAATGATTTTGAAGAAATTCTCCTTAGTGTGGCCCTTCATATAGCAATGCTCACACTGCAGAAATTGTTTCTTCCCTCGAAAATCTTGACCTCTTCCAACTTGCATTGCCATAGGATCCATCTTTTCTTCCATTGCACTACCTCCCATAAACTGTTGGCTTTCATCTTGTGTGATCATAGCATATGCTTGGTTGAGTGTAGGTTCAGTCATCTTCATCAAAATCTGTCTTCGAGCTTGGTCATAAGTGTCATTCAGACCATCCAAAAATTGCATCAACCTCTGTTGATGCAGATGTATAACATATTCCTTTAATTTCACACATCCACAATTCGGTACAAGTACATCATATTCAGCCCATAGCTCTTTCAGCTTTGTGAAGTACACAACAACAGAGTCAGATCCTTGTGATAACCTCGAAATTCCTCTATGCATTTGAAAGATCCTCACTCGATTCACCTTATCAAATTGCCTCTTAAGATCTTCCCACACTACATGCGCATCTGATGTATAAATTATTCCACTTAGTAGATCCTTCGAAACTGAGTTCATAATCCATGAATGCGCTATTTCATTGCATGTCTCCCATTCCTCATGCCATTTATCTTCAAATGAAGCTTTAATGCACGTTCTAGTAATGAATCCTAACTCGCGCTTTGCCTATAGAACAACGCGCATGTGATGACCCAAATGGTCATCTTTTGTTTAAGAATCCGAATCCAGGTTTTGAAGCCTTGAAAACTTCATTTTATTTCTCCTCTATTTGCCTGCGCAGCCCGGGCGCATTTTCAAAAAGTTTTTAtataaaatttaagaaaaatattgaaatttgcctttaaaattaattaaagttgacttcgatcaatatttttggtaaacgggcCCGGACCTGTGATTTAACGGTCCCGTAGTataatatgggacttgggcgtatgcctggaatcgaatttcgaggtccgtagcccgagaaataaactttttgaagaaaattatttcctgaaaaatataaggatttttgaaaatGGAATACTGTATAAtctcattggtatcgggcccgtatttttgttccggagcccggtacaggtttaatatagTATTTAAGTCATAtctgtgaaattttgtgaaaaaacgGAAGTGTTTGATATAATTTGAACCCTTGGtcgagaaaatagaaattttgaactatcttgagAATTTCAGGAGTTTTGGagttaaattcgttgtttaagatgttatttttggcgatttgatcgcacgagcaagtccatatgatatttgtagacttgtgtgcatatttggtttggagccctgagggctcgaatgagttttggataggctatagagtgattttgaacttagggaATTTACTGGTATGCTTCAGCAGAGTtacaggcctctgatctcgcaattgcgagatcaggcttcgcatttgcgcgATTTGCAGGCTTAGAATTTGTGAGGCTTCCATAGCAAATGTGAAAGAAGCTGGGCATGGGcatgttcacaattgcgaactttTATTCGCATTTTCGAAGGGAACAGTGCAGGGAGAACTTTGCATTTGCAACCAAAAGGTCGCATTTGTGATTGCAGCAGAAATGCggaaggttcgcaattgcgatgcctttctcgcatttgcgagcttcgcaaatgcgaagctttagtcgcaattgcgacatctgcagcagTTAAGTTGGGAATTGGCCAGGATTTTGaactcatttctcaaattttcaagccctaagctcccataggcgattttccaaaggagagttcttccccaaatcataggtaaacgatttctaactcattttcttcaatcaatttcatctttttacatgatttcatctcaaaatATAGGGGTTTTATGTCAAATTGGGTATTCTTGGGTAGAATTTAGAAATTTCGagatttggggatttggatctccaattgaggtcggatttcaaaatcaattgcatatttgggttcgtgggtgaacgagtagtcgggttttggttcgaacttcaagttttgaccaagtgggcttggggtcgatttttgactttttgtggAAAACATTGGGAAGTCTAtactcatgcattagaattggtttatttagcgtTAATTGATGCTAATTATGCATAGATTCGAGCGGTTTGGAAGGGGAAATcaaaggaaaagcggtaattgaggcttgattttagGCTGTGGgatcgagataagtgtttggtctaacttcagcttgagggaataagtattgtgtcttattttctatgtgttagtgttgagtatgacgtataggtgtggtgactagtatctatacgttggtgtcgagcatgcaagtgagtcttatactgtgaCTGTTGTGACTCTTGTTATGTTCTGTTCAtgtttaaattgatgattatccatgttggaCAAGTCCTATGATATTTTCTTAGTATTTGATCATTGTTGAGTATTtactcaagttgagacttattttgtgaagttaattgttgaaaCGATATTGgctatagttgattcccttgccgggatgttattatttctattatttgggtgaggaagagtgcaAAGCATGAACGGTGATGTCGTTCACgatattgtgagagagtgttaatgcacgaagggtgatgtcgtgccatattcagtgagtgttaatgcacgacgGGTAATGTTGTGCCATATTTctttgagtgttaatgcacgaagtatgatgtcgtgccatgattatgagagagtaaaagcacgaagggtgatgtcgtgccatttctgttgatttctatggtgaggacgagagtaaaagcacgaagggtgatgtcgtgcacttgttactATGCTATCATTTCTGTTGGTTAAAAGTTGATATTTACTTTGCTTCTCTACTTTATTACTGtcagaatttgatattcccctcagcatgttttcCTTTCCCGTCTTTATCTGTTCAATTCTGTTATTATtgtttctcgtatatgatttaactacacaggtttatatgattgtcgtgtcctactcttgtcactacttcgccgaggttaggctcgacacttactagtacatggggtcggttgtaccgatactgcactctgcactttttatACAGATTACGGTGACAGACATCGTGAGTAGAgtttgggtggctaccttcagttcataggagacccgaggtagatcTGCCGGTGTTCGCAAACCCTGGAGTACCCTTCCTTATGTTTTAGATTTCCTATCTCATTTTATTTCAAGAACAATTGTATCTTTTTTTTCTAAACCAGTGTTTGTTGAAATTCGTAGATgttcgtgaaattgtgacactaGATCGTTGGGTAGACTTGTTTTAGAACTTGAGCTACTATAAAACTTCCACATTTTATATCTGCTTAGTTTTATTTACTATTTATTGTTGTTTGGGTTAATCATCAATGCGTTAGAATGTATCCGTTGgattgcctagctttcacgagtaggcgtcatcatgaTCCCGACGGtgtgaaatccgggtcgtgacaaattggtatcagagaactaggttgcctaggtctcccAATTCACAAATAAGCTAGGTAGAGTccgagggatcggtacggagacatctgtgcttatcccccacaggctacagagtttaggaacaaCTTCACTTCTATTCCTCTCTGTCGTGAGTTTGATTTCTCaatactaattaaacttctactctattcttaCCCAAATGGAGAGAAACGTATGGCTTTATATATCAGCAGCCTTAGCCCCCAAaatggcagctcctacgaggggcagaggacgaggccgaggcaggggcaaggctcagcccagagtagcagcaccagcggtggggcctcaagtagagtttgatgatgatgCTCCATCCCAGACCATTCcagcagggccagctcaggttccagaggggttcatcgctaccccggtaGTCCgagatgctctggtccatctagtgggccttatggagagtgtcactcaggcttgcatacttcctgtagcaccagccatctctcaggctaggggaggagcacagactcccgctacacACACTCCCGCTACACacactccggagcaaatggctcctcagtttcagactctagcatCTCAGCCAATTGGGGTAGTTCAGTGGAGTGTTGTAGCTCGTACCGGTAATAGAGCAGCTATGTCTtcagatgctttgtggagattggacagatttaccaagcttttcactactacctatggcaGTACATCTTCAAAGGATTCCTAGGAATATTTGGATAaatgtcatgaggttctacggaacatggggatagtggagaccaatggggtcgactttgctattTTTCATCTGTCAAGTTCTGCCAAGAATTGgtagagggattattgtttggccaggcCAGCTGGGTCGCctactttgacttgggatcagttctttcagCTGTTTCTGGATAACTTTCTTCCTACCACTCAGAGGGATGactattggaggcagtttgagcatctcctgtag encodes the following:
- the LOC138870468 gene encoding uncharacterized protein produces the protein MNSVSKDLLSGIIYTSDAHVVWEDLKRQFDKVNRVRIFQMHRGISRLSQGSDSVVVYFTKLKELWAEYDVLVPNCGCVKLKEYVIHLHQQRLMQFLDGLNDTYDQARRQILMKMTEPTLNQAYAMITQDESQQFMGGSAMEEKMDPMAMQVGRGQDFRGKKQFLQCEHCYMKGHTKENFFKIIGYPDDFKRKKNY